The following proteins come from a genomic window of Salvia hispanica cultivar TCC Black 2014 chromosome 4, UniMelb_Shisp_WGS_1.0, whole genome shotgun sequence:
- the LOC125221508 gene encoding serine carboxypeptidase-like: MSTLFLSILLLISLSAIEADNGNTSPIPASKFLHKQAEKLITDLNLFPKLDANIVEDDPAATNASRIVEKRIQFPHIAANSTTVADFGHHAGYYRLASTKGARMFYYFFESRSKNASAPVVVWLTGGPGCSSSLALFFENGPFHLTKDNTLALNEFGWDQESNLIYIDQPTGTGFSYSTSTDDLRHSSEEASVDFSDFLQAFFEKHGELAKNDFYITGESYAGHYIPAFAAQIHQRNKNRKGIHINLKGLAIGNGMTNPEIQYKSYRDYALNMKLINRVQYYRLIVAERFCETNIRACGANSTSLVCAEAYVICIGLFRRIIASKPGINHYDIRKNCTGSLCYDFSSVERFLNDNAVQNALGVRDIRFISCSTKVYEYMYPEIMKNFDAGLPALLQDGIKLLVYAGEYDLICNWLGNLRWVENMRWSGRRRFVSAKLVPFKVGGVEAGGMKSHGGLSFLKVYNAGHMVPMDQPKASLEMLRRWMQGQFR, from the exons ATGTCAACTCTTTTTCTTAGTATTTTACTACTAATCTCTTTATCAGCTATAGAGGCTGATAATGGCAACACCTCACCGATTCCGGCCTCGAAATTCCTACACAAACAAGCGGAAAAGCTCATCACGGACCTCAACTTGTTCCCTAAACTCGATGCCAACATTGTAGAGGACGATCCTGCAGCAACCAATGCTTCAAGAATTGTCGAAAAACGCATTCAATTTCCTCACATTGCTGCTAACTCCACCACAGTTGCAGATTTCGGACACCATGCTGGCTATTACAGACTTGCTAGCACCAAAGGTGCAAG GATGTTCTACTATTTCTTCGAATCAAGAAGCAAGAACGCGAGCGCCCCTGTGGTGGTATGGCTAACGGGAGGGCCGGGATGCAGCAGCTCGCTGGCATTGTTTTTCGAGAATGGACCTTTTCACTTGACAAAAGACAACACACTTGCGTTGAATGAGTTCGGTTGGGATCAA GAATCAAACCTGATATATATAGACCAGCCAACAGGGACAGGTTTCAGTTACTCAACTTCCACAGACGATCTTCGACACAGCTCGGAAGAAGCCTCTGTCGATTTCTCTGACTTCCTGCAG GCTTTCTTCGAGAAACATGGGGAGCTCGCGAAGAACGACTTCTACATCACGGGAGAGTCTTATGCTGGGCATTACATTCCTGCATTTGCTGCTCAGATTCATcagagaaacaaaaatagaaaagggaTTCATATAAACCTCAAA GGATTAGCCATTGGGAATGGAATGACGAATCCGGAGATTCAATACAAATCATATCGTGATTACGCGTTAAACATGAAACTGATCAACAGGGTTCAATACTACCGCCTCATTGTAGCAGAGAGATTTTGTGAAACTAATATAAGAGCTTGTG GCGCAAACAGTACATCCTTAGTTTGTGCGGAGGCCTACGTAATCTGCATCGGCCTCTTCCGTAGAATCATTGCCTCCAAACCAGGCATAAAT CACTATGACATCCGAAAAAACTGCACCGGCTCTCTCTGCTACGACTTCTCAAGCGTGGAGAGATTCCTGAACGACAATGCGGTTCAAAATGCCTTGGGTGTGCGAGATATAAGATTCATCTCGTGCAGCACCAAAGTGTATGAATACATGTATCCAGAGATTATGAAGAATTTCGATGCCGGGCTTCCAGCATTGCTGCAAGATGGGATCAAGCTGCTCGTATACGCTGGGGAATACGATCTCATCTGCAACTGGCTGGGTAACTTGAGATGGGTGGAAAACATGCGTTGGTCGGGCCGGAGAAGGTTCGTGTCGGCTAAATTAGTCCCGTTTAAGGTCGGAGGCGTGGAGGCAGGTGGGATGAAGAGCCATGGAGGTCTGAGTTTCTTGAAGGTGTATAATGCAGGTCACATGGTTCCAATGGATCAGCCAAAAGCGTCGTTGGAGATGCTGAGGAGATGGATGCAGGGCCAGTTTCGGTGA
- the LOC125223357 gene encoding serine carboxypeptidase-like, with product MQAEKLIKSLNLFPKHGANIRSRSESDLASPIVEKPVRFPFLADSEPSVVTDLGHHAGYYRLPHTIDARMFYFFFESRSSKADPVVIWLTGGPGCSSELALFYENGPFHITSNLSLAWNDFGWDKVSNLIYVDQPTGTGFSYSSDYTDIRHNEEGISNDLYDFLQAFFKEHPQFKNNDFYITGESYAGHYIPAFAARVHQGNKDKQGLPINLKGFAIGNGLTNPGIQYKAYTDYALDMKLIQQSDYDRLAKPVSDCENAAKLCGAEGGQPCLTAYSYCNPIFDRIVNLIGGKNYYDIRKQCEGDLCYDFSNVEEFLKLGSVRDALGVGDTEFVSCSSTVYDALVADWMRNLEVGIPAMLEDGIKLLVYAGEYDLICNWLGNSRWVHAMEWSGQKQFAAAATVPFSVDGAEAGQQKGFGPLTFLKVRDAGHLVPMDQPKAALEMLRRWMQGNLTQLAYTEQIL from the exons ATGCAGGCGGAGAAACTCATCAAATCACTCAATTTGTTCCCCAAGCACGGTGCTAACATTCGCTCCCGCAGCGAGAGCGATCTCGCGTCGCCGATCGTGGAGAAGCCGGTGAGGTTCCCTTTCCTGGCTGACTCGGAGCCTTCCGTCGTCACGGATTTGGGGCACCATGCTGGTTATTATAGACTCCCTCACACTATCGATGCAAG GatgttctattttttcttcgaGTCGAGAAGCAGTAAGGCGGATCCGGTTGTTATATGGCTGACCGGAGGGCCGGGATGCAGCAGTGAGCTGGCTTTGTTTTATGAAAATGGGCCATTCCACATAACTAGCAACTTGTCCTTAGCATGGAATGATTTTGGATGGGATAAG GTATCGAATCTTATATACGTCGACCAACCAACCGGAACCGGTTTCAGCTACAGCTCTGACTACACAGACATCAGGCACAACGAGGAGGGTATTAGCAACGATCTATACGACTTCTTGCAG GCATTCTTCAAGGAACATCCTCAGTTTAAGAACAACGACTTTTACATTACCGGTGAGTCGTATGCTGGCCACTACATTCCTGCTTTCGCTGCTCGCGTACATCAAGGGAACAAAGACAAGCAAGGGCTTCCCATTAATCTCaag GGCTTTGCCATTGGCAACGGGCTCACAAACCCCGGGATACAGTACAAAGCGTACACTGACTACGCACTGGACATGAAGCTGATCCAGCAATCGGATTACGACCGGCTGGCGAAGCCTGTCTCGGATTGTGAAAATGCAGCCAAGCTCTGTGGCGCAGAGGGTGGGCAGCCTTGCTTAACGGCCTACAGTTACTGCAACCCCATCTTCGACAGAATAGTGAACCTCATCGGCGGTAAAAAT TACTACGACATAAGGAAGCAGTGTGAAGGTGACCTCTGCTACGACTTCTCCAACGTGGAGGAGTTCTTGAAGCTCGGATCAGTGAGGGACGCTCTTGGTGTCGGGGACACAGAGTTCGTGTCGTGCAGCTCCACAGTGTACGATGCTCTGGTGGCGGACTGGATGAGGAATCTTGAAGTCGGAATCCCTGCGATGTTGGAGGATGGGATCAAGCTACTTGTGTATGCCGGAGAGTATGATCTCATATGCAATTGGCTAG GGAACTCGAGATGGGTGCATGCCATGGAGTGGTCCGGACAGAAGCAGTTTGCAGCGGCTGCCACCGTGCCTTTCTCAGTGGACGGGGCTGAGGCCGGGCAGCAGAAGGGGTTCGGGCCACTCACGTTCCTCAAGGTGCGCGACGCGGGCCACCTGGTTCCGATGGATCAACCAAAGGCAGCTTTGGAAATGCTGAGGAGGTGGATGCAGGGGAATCTAACACAACTTGCTTATACAGAACAAATATTGTAA